One window of the Terriglobia bacterium genome contains the following:
- a CDS encoding PilZ domain-containing protein codes for MTEDAGASYRRTLMVGGTDQRCARRFYVGMSASLKVPNEIQPNPAFIRDCSWAGIFLYSAWVPALASDVEIALESPQVRILCTGRVVRVEPATAGAVTGVAVSLERCEVVRQPNQPILETPSPPG; via the coding sequence ATGACAGAAGATGCGGGAGCAAGCTATCGCCGCACGCTCATGGTTGGGGGAACGGATCAGCGCTGCGCGCGCCGCTTTTATGTGGGTATGTCCGCTTCGCTCAAAGTCCCCAACGAAATTCAGCCCAATCCCGCGTTCATACGGGATTGTAGTTGGGCCGGTATTTTCCTCTACTCTGCCTGGGTTCCAGCATTGGCATCCGACGTCGAGATTGCACTGGAGTCGCCCCAGGTACGGATTCTATGTACAGGCCGTGTGGTTCGCGTGGAGCCAGCCACTGCAGGCGCCGTCACCGGAGTCGCGGTATCCCTGGAGCGGTGTGAAGTCGTTCGCCAACCCAACCAACCGATCTTAGAAACCCCGTCCCCACCCGGCTAG